One window of Arthrobacter oryzae genomic DNA carries:
- the argB gene encoding acetylglutamate kinase, with product MNTQTRETTTMSAARDKAGTLIEALPWIQRFAGTTMVIKYGGNAMVNDELRRAFAEDVVFLHHVGIHPVVVHGGGPQINSMLSRLGIESEFKGGLRVTTPEAMDVVRMVLTGQVGRELVGLINSHGPYAVGMSGEDGGLLRAVRTGTVVDGQEVDLGLVGEVVGVNPEGIVDILAAGRIPVISTVAPEIADDGSTTGQVLNVNADTAAAAVASALGASKLVILTDVEGLYANWPDKSSLISSLTASELREMLPRLESGMIPKMAACLKAVDDGVERAHIVDGRLPHSMLLETFTTAGIGTQVVPDEETNA from the coding sequence ATGAACACCCAGACACGCGAGACCACTACCATGAGTGCCGCCCGGGACAAGGCCGGCACCCTGATCGAGGCCCTGCCCTGGATCCAGCGCTTTGCCGGCACCACCATGGTGATCAAGTACGGCGGCAACGCCATGGTCAACGATGAACTCCGCCGGGCGTTCGCCGAGGACGTGGTGTTCCTGCACCACGTGGGCATCCACCCCGTGGTGGTGCACGGCGGTGGCCCGCAGATCAACTCCATGCTCAGCCGGCTCGGCATCGAGTCCGAGTTCAAGGGCGGGCTGCGCGTCACCACCCCCGAGGCCATGGACGTGGTCCGGATGGTCCTGACCGGCCAGGTGGGCCGCGAACTCGTGGGCCTGATCAACTCCCATGGACCCTACGCAGTCGGCATGTCCGGTGAAGACGGCGGCCTGCTGCGCGCCGTCCGTACCGGGACCGTCGTGGACGGCCAGGAAGTGGACCTGGGCCTGGTCGGGGAAGTGGTGGGCGTCAACCCGGAAGGCATCGTTGACATCCTCGCAGCCGGCCGGATCCCGGTGATCTCAACCGTTGCCCCGGAAATAGCCGACGACGGCTCCACCACCGGGCAGGTGCTCAACGTCAACGCGGACACCGCGGCGGCCGCCGTCGCCTCCGCCCTGGGCGCCTCGAAACTCGTCATCCTCACCGACGTCGAGGGCCTCTACGCGAACTGGCCGGACAAGTCATCGCTCATCTCGTCCCTGACGGCGTCGGAGCTCCGGGAGATGCTGCCGCGGCTTGAATCGGGCATGATCCCCAAGATGGCCGCCTGCCTTAAGGCGGTCGATGACGGAGTGGAGCGCGCGCACATCGTGGACGGCCGACTGCCGCATTCCATGCTGCTGGAAACATTCACCACCGCGGGCATCGGCACGCAGGTGGTCCCGGACGAGGAAACGAACGCATGA
- a CDS encoding acetylornithine transaminase, whose translation MSQIEKSPVVELVETRGHTTGAEWLSRYSSSLMGVFGTPQRVLVRGAGCLVWDADGKEYLDLLGGIAVNAMGHAHPFVTSVISSQLATLGHVSNFFTSPTQIALAEKLLELTKAPAGSKVFFANSGTEAVEAAFKLARRNSGAEASAGPGSDVKRRTKIIALEGAFHGRTMGALALTAKAAYRAPFEPLPGGVVHIPFGDVDALLDAIDETTAAVFLEPIQGEAGVRPLPAGYLKAAREATTKAGALLILDEVQTGIGRTGKWLASEDAGIVPDAVTLAKGLGGGFPIGALVTFGPESSSLLTAGQHGTTFGGNPVATAAALATLHAIESQRVLENVRTVGDRLRSKLAAVDGVTEVRGEGLLIGFDLDADIAPAVVTAGLDAGFIVNSPGPRTIRLAPPLILTAEQADSFIQALPTLLQTAKDAAQ comes from the coding sequence ATGAGCCAGATCGAAAAGTCCCCGGTGGTTGAACTGGTGGAGACCCGCGGCCACACCACGGGAGCAGAGTGGCTGAGCCGCTACTCATCGTCCCTCATGGGTGTCTTCGGCACGCCGCAGCGGGTCCTGGTCCGCGGGGCCGGGTGCCTGGTCTGGGACGCCGACGGCAAGGAGTACCTCGACCTGCTCGGCGGCATCGCCGTAAACGCCATGGGCCACGCCCACCCGTTCGTGACGTCGGTGATCTCCAGCCAGCTGGCCACGCTGGGCCACGTCTCCAACTTCTTCACCAGCCCCACGCAGATCGCGCTGGCCGAGAAGCTGCTTGAGCTCACCAAGGCGCCGGCAGGTTCCAAAGTGTTCTTTGCGAACTCCGGCACCGAGGCGGTGGAGGCCGCATTCAAGCTGGCGCGCCGCAACTCCGGAGCCGAGGCGTCGGCAGGACCCGGCAGCGATGTGAAGCGGCGGACCAAGATCATCGCCCTTGAAGGCGCCTTCCACGGCCGCACGATGGGAGCCTTGGCGCTGACCGCCAAGGCTGCCTACCGGGCGCCGTTCGAACCGCTTCCCGGCGGGGTGGTCCACATCCCGTTCGGCGACGTCGACGCCCTGCTGGATGCCATCGACGAAACCACTGCCGCCGTATTCCTGGAGCCGATCCAGGGCGAAGCAGGCGTCCGGCCGCTGCCTGCCGGCTACCTGAAAGCAGCACGCGAGGCCACAACAAAGGCCGGCGCGCTGCTGATCCTCGACGAAGTCCAGACCGGCATCGGCCGCACCGGCAAGTGGCTGGCCAGCGAAGACGCCGGGATCGTCCCGGACGCCGTGACCCTCGCCAAGGGCCTGGGCGGCGGCTTCCCGATCGGGGCGCTGGTCACCTTCGGCCCTGAAAGCTCCTCGCTCCTGACCGCGGGCCAGCACGGCACCACCTTCGGCGGGAACCCGGTGGCCACGGCCGCCGCCCTGGCAACACTGCACGCGATTGAAAGCCAGCGCGTCCTGGAGAACGTCCGCACCGTGGGTGACCGCCTGCGCTCGAAGCTGGCCGCTGTCGACGGCGTGACGGAAGTACGCGGCGAAGGCCTCCTGATCGGCTTTGACCTGGACGCGGACATCGCGCCCGCCGTCGTGACCGCCGGACTGGACGCAGGGTTCATCGTCAACAGCCCCGGTCCGCGCACCATCCGCCTCGCCCCGCCGCTGATCCTCACCGCCGAACAAGCCGACAGCTTCATCCAGGCCCTGCCCACGCTCCTCCAGACCGCAAAGGACGCCGCCCAGTGA
- the argF gene encoding ornithine carbamoyltransferase: protein MTSSATTRHFLKDTDLTPAEQAEVLDLAIRMKAAPYSVQPFAAEGSGRKTVAVIFDKTSTRTRVSFATGVADMGGNALIINPGEAQIGHKESVEDTAKVLERMVSTIVWRTGAHSGLVAMAENSKVPVINALCDDYHPCQLLADLLAVKEHKGDLKGLTMSYLGDSANNMANSYLLAGVTAGMHVRIAGPDGYLPAADIVAAAEERAAETGGSVLITTDAAEALKGADVVATDTWVSMGQEAEKEARLQLFRDYSVDEAAMQLAAPDAVVLHCLPAYRGYEISAGVIDGPQSIVWDEAENRLHAQKALMAWLMHRSGLAFVDGLSPVEGTGESTF from the coding sequence GTGACCAGCTCCGCGACCACCCGCCACTTCCTCAAGGACACCGACCTCACCCCGGCAGAGCAGGCCGAGGTCCTGGACCTCGCCATCCGGATGAAGGCTGCGCCGTACAGCGTCCAGCCGTTCGCCGCCGAGGGCAGCGGTCGTAAAACAGTGGCGGTCATCTTCGACAAGACCTCCACCAGGACCCGGGTCTCGTTCGCCACCGGAGTGGCTGACATGGGCGGAAACGCCCTCATCATCAACCCGGGTGAGGCACAGATCGGCCACAAGGAATCGGTGGAGGACACCGCCAAGGTCCTGGAGCGCATGGTCTCCACCATCGTCTGGCGCACCGGTGCCCACTCCGGACTGGTGGCCATGGCGGAAAACTCCAAAGTCCCGGTCATCAACGCCCTGTGCGACGACTACCACCCCTGCCAGCTCCTGGCCGACCTGCTGGCCGTCAAGGAACACAAGGGCGACCTCAAGGGCCTCACCATGAGCTACCTTGGCGACTCCGCCAACAACATGGCGAACTCCTACCTGCTCGCCGGCGTGACCGCCGGGATGCACGTGCGCATCGCGGGTCCGGACGGTTACCTGCCGGCCGCGGACATCGTCGCCGCCGCGGAGGAGCGGGCCGCCGAGACCGGCGGTTCGGTGCTGATCACCACCGACGCCGCGGAAGCCCTCAAGGGGGCCGACGTCGTCGCCACCGACACCTGGGTGTCCATGGGCCAGGAGGCCGAAAAGGAAGCCCGGCTCCAGCTGTTCCGCGACTATTCCGTGGACGAAGCGGCGATGCAGCTCGCGGCGCCGGACGCCGTCGTGCTTCACTGCCTGCCGGCGTACCGGGGCTATGAGATCTCCGCGGGCGTCATCGACGGCCCGCAGTCGATCGTCTGGGACGAGGCTGAAAACCGCCTGCACGCGCAGAAGGCGCTGATGGCGTGGCTCATGCACCGGTCCGGACTGGCCTTCGTGGACGGTCTTTCTCCCGTTGAGGGCACCGGGGAGAGCACGTTCTAG
- a CDS encoding arginine repressor encodes MSTNPSVPGASPATKTARLARITAILTGESVRSQAELAALLADDGVQVTQATLSRDLVELGAVRVRGKDGVLVYAVPGEGGERAAKAGVTQEILDARLARLCGELLVTAEASANIVVLRTPPGAANFLALAIDHSVMPSILGTIAGDDTVLLVTRDPLGGADVAARFLHFAEEAGQ; translated from the coding sequence GTGTCCACCAACCCGTCGGTGCCGGGCGCGAGCCCGGCCACCAAAACGGCCAGGCTGGCGCGGATCACCGCGATCCTGACCGGCGAATCCGTCCGTTCGCAGGCGGAGCTCGCCGCGCTGCTGGCGGACGACGGCGTCCAGGTCACCCAGGCCACACTGTCCCGCGACCTCGTGGAACTCGGCGCGGTCCGGGTCCGCGGCAAGGACGGCGTGCTTGTCTACGCCGTTCCGGGGGAGGGCGGGGAGCGTGCAGCCAAGGCCGGCGTGACGCAGGAGATCCTGGACGCCCGGCTTGCCCGCCTGTGCGGGGAACTGCTCGTGACCGCGGAAGCGTCGGCGAACATCGTGGTGCTCAGGACTCCTCCCGGCGCGGCGAACTTCCTGGCCCTGGCGATCGACCACTCGGTGATGCCGTCCATCCTGGGGACCATCGCCGGTGACGACACCGTGCTGCTGGTCACCCGGGACCCGCTGGGCGGAGCGGACGTGGCCGCCCGCTTCCTGCACTTTGCCGAAGAAGCCGGCCAATAA
- a CDS encoding argininosuccinate synthase, which produces MTERIVLAYSGGLDTSVAIGWIGEATGAEVIAVAVDVGQGGESLETIRQRALGCGAVEAYVADASDEFANEYCMPTLKANALYQGHYPLVSAISRPVIVKHLVKAAREFGATTVAHGCTGKGNDQVRFEVGIQTLGPDLKCIAPVRDLALTRDKAIAFAEEKGLPIETTKKNPYSIDQNVWGRAVETGYLEDIWNAPTKDIYDYTATPEFPPAPDEVTISFEAGVPVAIDGVKVTPLQAIKELNRRAGAQGVGRIDVVEDRLVGIKSREIYEAPGAMALITAHKHLEDITIEREQARFKATVGQRWSELVYDGQWFSPLKRSLDAFIEDTQKYVSGDIRMVLHGGQAIVNGRRSETSLYDFDLATYDTGDTFDQSMARGFIELWGMSAKVASGRDIRVAGK; this is translated from the coding sequence GTGACTGAGCGTATTGTGCTGGCCTACTCCGGTGGCCTGGATACTTCCGTAGCGATCGGCTGGATCGGTGAAGCCACCGGTGCCGAGGTGATCGCCGTTGCGGTCGACGTCGGGCAGGGCGGCGAGTCGCTGGAGACCATCCGCCAGCGTGCCCTGGGCTGCGGTGCCGTCGAAGCCTACGTGGCTGATGCCTCCGACGAATTCGCCAATGAGTACTGCATGCCCACGCTGAAGGCCAACGCCCTCTACCAGGGCCACTACCCGCTGGTTTCCGCGATCTCCCGCCCGGTGATCGTCAAGCACCTGGTCAAGGCCGCCCGCGAATTCGGCGCCACCACCGTGGCCCACGGCTGCACGGGCAAGGGCAACGACCAGGTCCGCTTCGAAGTGGGCATCCAGACCCTCGGTCCGGACCTGAAGTGCATCGCCCCGGTCCGCGACCTCGCCCTGACCCGCGACAAGGCCATCGCCTTCGCCGAGGAAAAGGGACTGCCGATCGAGACCACCAAGAAGAACCCGTACTCGATCGACCAGAACGTCTGGGGACGCGCCGTCGAAACCGGCTACCTCGAAGACATCTGGAACGCCCCCACCAAGGACATCTACGACTACACGGCCACCCCGGAGTTCCCGCCGGCGCCCGATGAAGTCACCATCTCCTTCGAAGCCGGCGTTCCGGTCGCGATCGACGGCGTCAAGGTCACCCCGCTGCAGGCCATCAAGGAACTCAACCGCCGCGCCGGCGCCCAGGGCGTCGGCCGGATCGACGTCGTCGAGGACCGCCTCGTCGGCATCAAGTCCCGCGAAATCTACGAAGCTCCCGGTGCCATGGCACTGATCACCGCGCACAAGCACCTCGAGGACATCACCATCGAGCGCGAGCAGGCCCGCTTCAAGGCAACGGTCGGCCAGCGCTGGTCCGAGCTGGTGTACGACGGCCAGTGGTTCTCCCCGCTCAAGCGCTCCCTGGACGCCTTCATCGAGGACACCCAGAAGTACGTCTCCGGCGACATCCGCATGGTGCTGCACGGCGGCCAGGCGATCGTCAACGGGCGCCGCTCCGAGACCTCCCTGTACGACTTCGACCTCGCGACCTACGACACCGGCGACACCTTCGACCAGTCGATGGCCCGCGGCTTCATTGAGCTGTGGGGCATGTCCGCCAAGGTTGCGTCCGGCCGCGACATCCGCGTCGCAGGAAAGTAG
- the argH gene encoding argininosuccinate lyase: MAEQKSEATNTGALWGGRFAGGPADALAALSKSTHFDWRLARYDIAGSKAHARVLHKSGLLDDAELEGMLVALSRLDEDVASGAYLPAESDEDVHGSLERGLIERAGAQLGGKLRAGRSRNDQVATLGRMFLRDHARIIARGVLATIEALVDQAKAHQGVAMPGRTHLQHAQPVLLSHHLLAHAWALLRDVQRLQDWDKRAGVSPYGSGALAGSSLGLDPEAVAADLGFFSATHNSIDGTASRDVFAEFAWVCAMIGVDLSRVSEEVILWATKEFSFVTLHDSYSTGSSIMPQKKNPDVAELARGKAGRLIGNLTGLLATLKGLPLAYNRDLQEDKEPVFDAADTLELLLPAVSGMIATLKFNTERMESLAPQGFALATDIAEWLVRQGVPFREAHELSGAAVKQAESRDVELWDLTDEEYAAISEHLTPEVRTVLSTEGSLNSRNSQGGTAPAAVERQLLALEAELAGVREYAG, encoded by the coding sequence GTGGCTGAGCAAAAGTCCGAAGCCACCAACACGGGTGCGCTGTGGGGCGGCCGGTTCGCCGGCGGCCCCGCCGACGCCCTCGCAGCCCTGAGCAAGTCCACGCACTTTGACTGGCGGCTGGCCCGCTACGACATTGCCGGGTCCAAGGCGCACGCGCGCGTTCTGCACAAGTCCGGGCTGCTGGACGATGCTGAACTTGAAGGCATGCTTGTTGCGCTGTCCCGCCTGGACGAAGACGTCGCCTCCGGCGCGTACCTGCCCGCGGAGTCCGATGAGGACGTCCACGGCTCGCTGGAACGCGGCCTGATCGAGCGTGCCGGCGCCCAGCTGGGCGGGAAGCTCCGCGCCGGCCGGTCCCGCAACGACCAGGTGGCCACGCTGGGGCGGATGTTCCTGCGCGACCATGCGCGGATCATCGCCCGCGGCGTGCTGGCAACCATTGAGGCACTGGTGGACCAGGCCAAGGCACACCAGGGCGTGGCCATGCCGGGCCGCACCCACCTCCAGCATGCGCAGCCGGTCCTGCTCAGCCACCACCTGCTGGCCCACGCCTGGGCGCTGCTGCGCGATGTGCAGCGGCTGCAGGACTGGGACAAGCGCGCAGGCGTTTCGCCCTACGGTTCCGGTGCCCTCGCAGGCTCCTCGCTGGGCCTGGACCCGGAAGCCGTGGCAGCCGACCTGGGCTTCTTCTCGGCAACACACAACTCGATCGACGGCACCGCCTCGCGCGATGTCTTCGCCGAGTTCGCGTGGGTCTGCGCCATGATCGGCGTGGACCTGTCCCGGGTCTCGGAGGAAGTCATCCTGTGGGCCACGAAGGAGTTCTCCTTTGTCACCCTGCACGATTCCTACTCCACCGGCTCCTCGATCATGCCGCAGAAGAAGAACCCGGATGTCGCCGAGCTGGCCCGCGGCAAGGCGGGACGCCTGATCGGCAACCTGACCGGGCTGCTGGCTACCTTGAAGGGCCTGCCGCTCGCGTACAACCGCGACCTGCAGGAGGACAAGGAACCGGTCTTTGACGCCGCCGACACCCTGGAGCTGCTGCTCCCGGCTGTCTCGGGCATGATCGCGACGCTGAAGTTCAACACTGAACGGATGGAGTCGCTGGCACCGCAGGGCTTCGCACTGGCCACGGACATAGCCGAATGGCTGGTCCGCCAAGGTGTGCCGTTCCGCGAAGCCCACGAGCTTTCCGGTGCGGCAGTCAAGCAGGCTGAAAGCCGCGACGTCGAACTCTGGGACCTGACCGACGAGGAATACGCGGCGATCTCGGAGCACCTGACGCCGGAAGTGCGTACGGTCCTGTCCACTGAGGGTTCGCTCAACAGCCGCAACTCCCAGGGCGGCACGGCCCCGGCCGCCGTCGAGCGCCAACTGCTCGCGCTGGAAGCCGAGCTTGCGGGCGTGCGGGAGTACGCGGGCTAG
- a CDS encoding pyridoxine/pyridoxamine 5'-phosphate oxidase, with amino-acid sequence MSESFRRYLRALPDFPDDLPDFDPAAAPADPAELFRQWLAEALAAGEPQPHACSLATVGANAQPSSRMLILKDIDDDGGWQIATSRTSRKGQELAANPRAALNFYWPLLGRQVRVAGGVLELSAEASAADWDARPGADGGTNPDWQLYAVRPVEIEFWQARHDRRHIRHRYGGGPAGDVRDSRGPGIGSGSGLR; translated from the coding sequence ATGAGCGAATCCTTCCGCCGGTACCTCCGTGCCCTGCCGGACTTCCCCGACGACCTGCCGGATTTTGACCCGGCGGCTGCGCCGGCGGACCCGGCTGAGCTGTTCCGGCAATGGCTGGCGGAGGCGCTGGCCGCGGGGGAGCCCCAGCCGCACGCCTGCAGCCTGGCCACCGTGGGGGCCAATGCCCAGCCGTCGTCCCGGATGCTGATCCTGAAGGACATCGACGACGACGGCGGCTGGCAGATCGCAACGTCCCGCACCTCGCGCAAGGGGCAGGAGCTGGCTGCCAACCCGAGGGCGGCCCTCAATTTCTACTGGCCCCTGCTGGGCCGGCAAGTGCGTGTGGCCGGGGGAGTCCTTGAATTGTCCGCCGAAGCTTCGGCCGCGGACTGGGACGCCCGGCCCGGAGCCGACGGCGGCACCAACCCGGACTGGCAGCTGTACGCCGTCCGGCCGGTGGAGATCGAGTTCTGGCAGGCGCGCCACGACCGCCGCCACATCCGGCACCGTTACGGTGGCGGTCCGGCGGGTGACGTTCGGGACAGTCGCGGTCCCGGCATCGGCTCTGGCAGCGGCCTGCGTTAA
- a CDS encoding maleylpyruvate isomerase family mycothiol-dependent enzyme, with product MTAITPDALLAELHKAADVVASQAGKLAEDDVKAQSLLPGWTRGHVLAHLAGISNAMARQLEFAGRGETVELYDGGQEGRTKAIDMAAGHTLAQHRADLDAALARALRAFDSLDAGSWQVPISYRGGVVLDGGFALWRELLIHATDLGTGRGPETWSRPFCEHLFDFLAARVPEGQRFVLQPLGLPPVTIGAGNRSTVINGMLTDIAAWLAGREPSLGSLRASAAADGVDLPELLPWPSGVPITK from the coding sequence ATGACCGCAATCACACCGGACGCGCTGCTCGCCGAACTCCATAAAGCTGCCGACGTCGTTGCCTCCCAAGCCGGCAAACTCGCCGAAGATGATGTCAAGGCACAGTCATTACTGCCGGGCTGGACGCGGGGGCACGTCCTCGCGCACCTGGCCGGCATTTCGAACGCCATGGCCCGGCAACTTGAATTCGCAGGCCGCGGCGAGACCGTGGAACTGTATGACGGCGGTCAGGAGGGCCGCACCAAGGCCATCGACATGGCCGCCGGCCACACCTTGGCGCAGCACCGGGCGGACCTGGACGCCGCGCTGGCACGCGCCCTGCGGGCTTTCGATAGCCTGGACGCCGGCTCCTGGCAGGTGCCTATTTCCTACCGCGGCGGAGTGGTGCTGGACGGCGGGTTTGCGCTGTGGCGGGAACTCCTGATCCATGCCACCGACCTCGGCACCGGCCGCGGTCCGGAAACCTGGAGCAGGCCCTTCTGTGAGCACCTGTTCGATTTCCTGGCTGCCCGCGTGCCGGAGGGTCAGCGGTTTGTGCTGCAGCCCCTCGGACTTCCGCCGGTGACCATCGGCGCCGGCAACCGGTCCACTGTCATCAACGGCATGCTGACGGACATCGCGGCCTGGCTCGCGGGGCGCGAACCCTCGCTGGGCAGCCTGCGTGCGTCCGCTGCTGCGGACGGTGTGGATCTCCCCGAGCTCCTGCCCTGGCCCTCGGGCGTACCGATCACCAAATAG
- a CDS encoding methylated-DNA--[protein]-cysteine S-methyltransferase, whose protein sequence is MKAQLLTMPTPDGPFTIIARDGAVLASGWTAQAAELTGQIHPELLPDEYIPVQELGEISDAVVAFYAGDPEPAMRVRVLQKSGPFRSHAWDVLRTVNPGRPVTYTEYAELSGNPKAVRAAASACAFNAAALFVPCHRVVRTDGTLGGFRWGLAIKESLLGREQR, encoded by the coding sequence ATGAAAGCCCAACTGCTGACCATGCCCACCCCGGACGGTCCGTTCACCATCATTGCCCGCGACGGTGCCGTGCTGGCATCCGGCTGGACTGCGCAGGCTGCAGAGCTCACCGGGCAGATCCATCCCGAACTGCTGCCTGATGAATACATCCCGGTCCAGGAACTGGGCGAAATCTCCGACGCCGTCGTTGCGTTCTACGCGGGCGATCCGGAGCCCGCCATGCGTGTGCGGGTCCTGCAGAAATCGGGGCCTTTCCGCAGCCATGCCTGGGATGTCCTCCGGACGGTGAACCCCGGCCGGCCGGTCACCTACACCGAGTACGCGGAGCTCTCCGGGAACCCGAAGGCCGTCCGCGCCGCGGCGAGTGCCTGCGCCTTCAATGCCGCGGCACTGTTCGTGCCGTGCCACCGCGTGGTGCGGACGGACGGCACGCTCGGCGGATTCAGGTGGGGCCTCGCCATCAAGGAAAGCCTGCTGGGCCGCGAACAGCGTTGA
- a CDS encoding DNA-3-methyladenine glycosylase 2 family protein: MDFWQRYRAIDARDTRFDGQFYTAVRTTGIYCRPSCPARTPKAENVTFYETSAAAHDAGYRACKRCLPEAVPGTPAWNLRSDIAGRAMRLINDGVINRDGVEGLASRLGYSSRQLNRILSHELGAGPLSLARASRAQTARTLLVSTQMKLADVAFAAGFSSVRQFNETIGEVFDMTPTALRGTARHHPTPAATTALTLNLPYREPFDPGIFDFLAVRSIPGIEAGTATSYARTLRLPHADARFSVEYDAGAPERPLVLTIGAVDLRDLPSLLSRVRRLLDLDADPVAMDSALEADPRLAPAVRAVPGIRMPGALDPQELLVRALIGQQITVAPARTALTQLSACGSESLVPGDGLHRLFPTAARIADEGYGLLRGPQRRIDSVRAAAGMMAAGDLDFGYGDDFAGLHAKLLPLPGVGPWTAGYVAMRVIGAPDVFLANDAAVRNGILALAAGSADAGTDGWLPGRRTPDFSEVSPWRSYATMHLWRAAAMNPRPKANRQAPSLPHDPAI; this comes from the coding sequence ATGGACTTCTGGCAGCGCTACCGGGCGATCGATGCCCGCGACACCCGTTTCGACGGGCAGTTCTACACCGCTGTCCGGACCACGGGGATTTATTGCCGGCCTTCATGTCCTGCCCGGACGCCTAAAGCGGAGAACGTCACGTTCTATGAAACCTCTGCTGCGGCCCACGACGCCGGATACCGCGCCTGCAAGCGCTGCCTGCCGGAGGCCGTCCCGGGGACGCCGGCCTGGAACCTCCGGTCCGACATCGCGGGCCGGGCCATGCGGCTCATTAATGACGGGGTGATCAACCGCGACGGAGTGGAGGGACTCGCCTCGCGGCTAGGCTACTCCTCGCGGCAGCTCAACCGGATCCTCAGCCACGAACTGGGCGCCGGTCCGCTGTCACTGGCACGGGCCAGCAGGGCACAGACTGCCCGGACGCTGCTGGTGTCCACACAGATGAAGCTTGCAGACGTGGCATTCGCCGCCGGGTTCAGCAGCGTCCGCCAGTTCAACGAAACCATCGGCGAAGTCTTCGACATGACTCCGACGGCGCTCCGCGGCACCGCCCGCCACCACCCGACGCCGGCCGCGACTACGGCGCTGACGCTGAACCTTCCTTATCGTGAGCCGTTCGATCCTGGCATCTTCGATTTCCTGGCCGTGCGGTCCATTCCCGGGATCGAGGCCGGCACAGCAACCTCTTATGCGAGGACCTTGCGGCTCCCCCACGCGGATGCCCGCTTTAGCGTTGAGTACGACGCCGGCGCGCCGGAGCGGCCACTTGTCCTCACCATCGGTGCCGTGGACCTCCGGGACCTGCCGTCACTGCTGAGCAGGGTCCGGCGGCTGCTGGACCTCGACGCCGACCCGGTGGCCATGGACAGTGCGTTGGAAGCCGATCCGCGGCTGGCACCGGCGGTCCGCGCCGTCCCGGGCATCCGGATGCCGGGGGCCCTGGATCCGCAGGAGTTGCTGGTCCGTGCCTTGATAGGCCAGCAGATAACCGTCGCGCCCGCCCGGACCGCCCTCACCCAGTTGTCGGCCTGCGGCAGCGAGAGCCTGGTACCGGGGGACGGCCTCCATCGGCTCTTCCCCACTGCCGCCCGGATCGCCGACGAGGGGTACGGCCTGCTGCGTGGTCCGCAGCGGCGGATCGACTCCGTCCGCGCCGCCGCCGGCATGATGGCCGCCGGGGACCTCGATTTCGGCTACGGCGACGACTTCGCCGGCCTGCACGCCAAACTGCTGCCGCTGCCCGGGGTGGGACCCTGGACCGCGGGGTACGTGGCCATGCGCGTGATCGGGGCGCCGGACGTGTTCCTGGCCAACGACGCCGCGGTGCGCAACGGCATCCTCGCCCTCGCCGCCGGCAGTGCTGACGCAGGGACGGACGGCTGGCTTCCCGGCCGGCGCACACCGGACTTCTCCGAAGTGAGCCCCTGGCGTTCCTATGCCACGATGCACCTCTGGCGTGCGGCCGCCATGAACCCCAGGCCCAAGGCGAACCGGCAGGCACCTTCCCTGCCGCATGATCCGGCGATTTAA
- a CDS encoding DNA-3-methyladenine glycosylase: MSSSPPRTGREHAVRQVLSGDARHVAPLMLGAVLTYDSPEGVVSVRITEVEAYLGPHDSQHPDPGSHTFRGQTGRNKPMFGPAGHLYVYFTYGMHYCANIVCGPPGTASALLLRGGEIVGGEELARTRRPTSKSAKDLASGPARLAMALGLTTADSGRDALDDPFRLELPVARAREISTGPRVGVSGAGGSHAYPWRYWLTGDPTVSRYKAAKARPDREE, translated from the coding sequence ATGAGCTCCAGCCCGCCGCGCACCGGACGTGAACACGCCGTGCGGCAGGTGCTGTCCGGGGACGCCCGGCACGTGGCGCCCCTGATGCTTGGGGCTGTGCTCACCTATGACAGCCCGGAGGGGGTGGTTTCGGTGCGCATCACCGAAGTGGAGGCCTACCTTGGCCCGCACGACTCCCAGCACCCGGACCCCGGTTCGCACACCTTCCGCGGACAGACGGGACGCAACAAGCCCATGTTCGGACCCGCCGGGCACTTGTACGTCTACTTCACCTACGGGATGCACTACTGCGCCAACATTGTGTGCGGACCGCCCGGGACAGCCTCTGCCCTGCTCCTGCGCGGCGGGGAAATCGTGGGTGGCGAGGAACTGGCGCGCACCAGGCGCCCGACGTCGAAATCCGCAAAGGACCTGGCCAGCGGGCCTGCCCGGCTCGCCATGGCGCTGGGATTGACGACGGCGGACAGCGGGCGGGACGCCCTGGACGACCCGTTCAGGCTGGAACTGCCGGTGGCACGCGCACGCGAGATCAGCACCGGTCCGCGCGTGGGGGTCTCGGGGGCGGGCGGCAGCCATGCTTATCCATGGCGGTACTGGCTCACCGGCGATCCCACGGTGTCGCGCTATAAGGCCGCGAAGGCCCGCCCGGATCGTGAAGAATAG